The genomic segment ACTCAGGAAAACAATAATATAAATTGATACGGGCACGACGTCGGGCACTGCCGACAAATCGCCCGGCGAATTTAGCCAGTGAACCCAACATCGGATTTCTGATTTTTACTGGCACATAAGCCAGTAAGAGCATGACGCCAACCCCCAGCCAGACTCCCCAATATTTAGGCAGAAAAAAGGACTTCTTAAATAGAGGAATAAACTCAATATTTGAACGCTGTTGTTTTTGCATGCCAAAACTCATTAGATAGATGAACAATCCTGCAGTTGATAATAGTCTGCTCACCTGATGAATAGAAATAATTAAACAGTGTTTGAAAAATAAAACGCTGCCAAATTATTAGCAGCGTTCTATTTTATTCTCAGAGATGAAGTTGTGGAACTACTTCTTTAACCTGGGCAAGGTATTCTGAACGATCCTTACCAATCAGCGAGTCGGAACGTGGAAGCGTTGCGGTTAATGGGTTCACTGCCAGCTCGTTAACCCACAGTTCATAATGCAGATGAGGCCCGGTGGAGCGACCGGTATTGCCGGATAATGCAATGCGATCGCCTCGTTTAACTTTCTGCCCCGGCTTCACCAAAATCTTATTCAGGTGCATATAGCGAGTGCTGTACTGGCGACCATGGCGAATTGCCACATAGTTACCTGCCGCACCACTGAATTTAGCAACCACCACTTCACCATCACCAACCGCCAGAACTGGAGAACCAATCGGCATAGAGAAGTCGACCCCTTTATGCGGTGCTACACGACCGGTAATTGGATGCAAACGACGTGGGTTAAACGATGATGTCACTTTATATTGCTTTGGCGTTGGGTAACGCAGGAAACCTTTTGCTAAACCAGAACCTTCACGATCGTAGAATTTACCGTCGCCGGAACGAATAGCATAATAATCTTTACCGGAACTTTGCATTCTTACGCCAATCAACTGGCTCTGCTCATTTTTACCATCCAGCACTTCTCTGGAAAGCAATACCGAGAAACGATCGCCATTGCGTAACTTACGGAAATCCAGTTGCCATTGAAGCGCTTTGGTGACAGCTCGAATTTCTGAGTTAGTTAAACCTGCGGCTCTGGCACTGACCAGAAAGCTACCATCCATTTTTCCGGTTACGACTGCGTTCTTCCACTCACCTTTTAAGGTATTAATCGTTTCTTTAAAACCGTTCTCAGCGCGGTCATAAACACGTGTTTCCCGACGAGAAACTACCCAGGTCAACGATTGCAGAGTACCCTCATCATCCAGCACCCAGTTCAATTGCTGACCAATTTTCAGATTAGCTAACGCACTGTTCTTATTTGCCAGTAAATAGATGTCAGACGCATCCATACCAAACTGAGTCAGAATACTACCCAGAGTATCACCGTTAGAAACGACATACTCGTTCGGTGTTGATGCATCGCCGGTTGTTTCATCCAACTCATCCTTCGGAATTTCATCGTCAGGTGTTGGCTGATCCATAGGTTCAGCATCATCAGCATCGGTTGAAATGCTGCCATCGGTTGCGGTAGTTGTAGGTAATGGAAGCGGCGATTCCGTTATCGGTTTATATACTGCCGCCTGCCAAACCAACATACTCCAGGTGAGAAACAGAAGGGCCCCAAAGGTAAACTTGTGAGGCCGGGGTAAATTATTATAAAACAGCGCAATGGTTCTAACGACTTGGAGCACTACTCGAATTCCTCGTTCTGTTACTCCAGGCAGCTCGTAAACTGTTGGGATAGCTGAGTCAAAAATTGTACGTAGCTATCTTTACCTAACGTTACTTTGCTGCCTAACGGATCCAGTGTTCCGATGCGGACATTCGTCCCTTGGGCGACAGCATTTATGACGGCTGGCTGGAATTGTGGCTCAGCAAAAACGCATACCGCTTTATGCTCAACCAACTGTGTTCGTATATTGTGTAAGCGTTGCGCTCCGGGCTGGATTTCGGGGTTTATAGTAAAATGCCCTAATTGGGTTAAACCGAATGTTTTCTCAAAATAATTATAAGCGTCATGGAAAACAAAATATCCTTTGCCACGCAACGGCTGCATTATATTAGCAATATTTTCTTTTGTCAGCTCTAGTTGTTTCTCGAACTGACTAAGATTAGCATCTAGTTTGTCCTTATTTTGTGGCATAAGTTCCAATAATTTGTGATGAATTGCAATTGCGGACTGTTTTGCTATATCCGGCGACATCCAAATGTGCATATTATAGTCACCATGGTGATGGTC from the Limnobaculum zhutongyuii genome contains:
- the mepM gene encoding murein DD-endopeptidase MepM, with the protein product MLQVVRTIALFYNNLPRPHKFTFGALLFLTWSMLVWQAAVYKPITESPLPLPTTTATDGSISTDADDAEPMDQPTPDDEIPKDELDETTGDASTPNEYVVSNGDTLGSILTQFGMDASDIYLLANKNSALANLKIGQQLNWVLDDEGTLQSLTWVVSRRETRVYDRAENGFKETINTLKGEWKNAVVTGKMDGSFLVSARAAGLTNSEIRAVTKALQWQLDFRKLRNGDRFSVLLSREVLDGKNEQSQLIGVRMQSSGKDYYAIRSGDGKFYDREGSGLAKGFLRYPTPKQYKVTSSFNPRRLHPITGRVAPHKGVDFSMPIGSPVLAVGDGEVVVAKFSGAAGNYVAIRHGRQYSTRYMHLNKILVKPGQKVKRGDRIALSGNTGRSTGPHLHYELWVNELAVNPLTATLPRSDSLIGKDRSEYLAQVKEVVPQLHL
- the znuA gene encoding zinc ABC transporter substrate-binding protein ZnuA, whose amino-acid sequence is MRLEQMQQTANTKWFNRMILAGTLLTAGIAINASAAVLTSTKPLGFIASAITEGVMPVEVLLPDGASPHDYALRPSDVQKIRSADLVVWIGPDMEAFLTKPLQQVNEKKQIPLASLDSVKPLLLKGGEDDDHDAGHQEQHTDNAHNHDEHDHHHGDYNMHIWMSPDIAKQSAIAIHHKLLELMPQNKDKLDANLSQFEKQLELTKENIANIMQPLRGKGYFVFHDAYNYFEKTFGLTQLGHFTINPEIQPGAQRLHNIRTQLVEHKAVCVFAEPQFQPAVINAVAQGTNVRIGTLDPLGSKVTLGKDSYVQFLTQLSQQFTSCLE